A genomic region of Microlunatus sagamiharensis contains the following coding sequences:
- the rsmH gene encoding 16S rRNA (cytosine(1402)-N(4))-methyltransferase RsmH, which translates to MTEHAHGGAASGSTPPDATPPASSAPRHVPVMLDEILALLTPALTATSTNPHPVLVDGTLGLGGHSSALLEACPDAHLVGLDRDPQALALAGERLAPFGDRVTLVEAVYDELPDVLERLGRPRVQAVLLDLGLSSLQIDSADRGFAYATDAPLDMRMGRSGPTAAEVLNTYDAGALARVLRRYGEERFADRIARRLVEAREAEPFERSGRLVELLRSAIPMAAQKSGGHPAKRTFQALRIEVNGELEALEGVLPAAVSSLAVGGRIAVLAYHSLEDRPVKQVLAAGSADRAPRGLPVVPDELKAELRLLTKGAQRPTEAEVAVNPRAASARLRAAERVFDPRDPVARTGGPGTRPAPSPEHRR; encoded by the coding sequence ATGACGGAGCACGCGCACGGGGGAGCCGCCTCCGGCAGCACGCCTCCCGACGCGACCCCGCCGGCCTCCTCCGCCCCCCGGCACGTCCCGGTGATGCTCGACGAGATCCTCGCGCTGCTCACCCCGGCGCTCACCGCCACCTCCACGAACCCCCACCCGGTGCTCGTCGACGGCACCCTCGGCCTCGGCGGCCACTCCTCGGCGCTGCTCGAGGCCTGCCCGGACGCCCACCTCGTCGGCCTCGACCGCGACCCGCAGGCCCTGGCCCTGGCGGGGGAGCGGCTCGCTCCGTTCGGCGACCGGGTCACCCTCGTCGAGGCCGTCTACGACGAGCTGCCCGACGTGCTCGAGCGGCTCGGCCGCCCCCGGGTGCAGGCCGTGCTGCTCGACCTCGGGCTGTCCTCGCTGCAGATCGACTCGGCCGACCGCGGCTTCGCGTACGCGACCGACGCGCCCCTCGACATGCGGATGGGGCGCTCGGGCCCGACCGCGGCCGAGGTCCTCAACACCTACGACGCGGGGGCGCTGGCGCGCGTCCTGCGCCGCTACGGCGAGGAGCGGTTCGCCGACCGGATCGCCCGCCGCCTCGTCGAGGCCCGCGAGGCCGAGCCGTTCGAGCGCTCCGGCCGGCTCGTCGAGCTGCTGCGCTCCGCGATCCCCATGGCCGCGCAGAAGTCCGGCGGCCACCCGGCCAAGCGGACCTTCCAGGCGCTGCGCATCGAGGTGAACGGCGAGCTCGAGGCGCTCGAGGGCGTGCTGCCCGCTGCGGTGTCGTCGCTCGCGGTCGGCGGGCGCATCGCCGTCCTCGCCTACCACTCGCTGGAGGACCGGCCGGTCAAGCAGGTCCTGGCCGCCGGTTCCGCCGACCGCGCCCCCCGCGGCCTGCCCGTCGTGCCCGACGAGCTCAAGGCCGAGCTGCGGCTCCTCACCAAGGGGGCTCAGCGCCCCACCGAGGCCGAGGTCGCCGTCAACCCGCGCGCCGCCTCCGCCCGCCTCCGCGCAGCCGAGCGCGTCTTCGACCCCCGTGACCCGGTCGCCCGGACCGGTGGCCCCGGAACCCGTCCTGCCCCTTCCCCCGAGCACAGGAGGTGA
- the mraZ gene encoding division/cell wall cluster transcriptional repressor MraZ, giving the protein MFLGTHTPKLDEKGRLILPAKYRDELAEGLVITRFQERCLAIWPVATFAELVQGVRGASSSQQVRDYQRMLASGASDETPDKQGRVTIPQHLRTYAGLERDCVVVGAINRVEIWDAAAWTAYEASKESAFADLDDEVFPGV; this is encoded by the coding sequence GTGTTCCTCGGGACCCACACTCCGAAGCTCGACGAGAAGGGCCGGCTGATCCTCCCGGCGAAGTACCGCGACGAGCTGGCGGAGGGACTGGTGATCACGCGCTTCCAGGAACGCTGCCTGGCCATCTGGCCCGTGGCGACCTTCGCCGAGCTGGTGCAGGGCGTGCGTGGCGCGTCCTCGAGCCAGCAGGTCCGTGACTACCAACGCATGCTCGCGTCGGGGGCCTCGGACGAGACGCCGGACAAGCAGGGCCGAGTCACGATCCCGCAGCACCTGCGGACGTACGCGGGCCTGGAGCGGGACTGCGTCGTCGTGGGGGCCATCAACCGGGTCGAGATCTGGGACGCGGCGGCCTGGACGGCGTACGAGGCGAGCAAGGAGTCGGCGTTCGCCGACCTGGACGACGAGGTCTTCCCCGGCGTCTGA
- a CDS encoding AAA family ATPase — MGRVRAGIESVIEGKREAVDLALVVLLAEGHLLVEDVPGVGKTMLAKAIGRSIDCSVRRVQFTPDLLPSDITGVSIWNSETRDFEFKPGGIFANVVVGDEINRASPKTQSALLESMEERQVSVDGTTYLLDAPFMVVATQNPIEMEGTYPLPEAQRDRFLARLRMGYPTQRAELDMLDSHGSSDPLARMSPVTDAETVRGLIHAVTQVFVAPAVKAYLVSVVTATRTSRDLRLGASPRASLQLLRAVRAYAALQGRDYVTPDDVQALAVPVLAHRVLLSTEAQLARRSAEDVIARAVAEVRVPDRTPGR, encoded by the coding sequence ATGGGTCGGGTGCGTGCGGGCATCGAGTCCGTCATCGAGGGCAAGCGGGAGGCCGTCGACCTCGCGCTCGTGGTGCTGCTCGCCGAGGGCCACCTGCTGGTGGAGGACGTGCCCGGCGTGGGCAAGACGATGCTGGCCAAGGCCATCGGCCGTTCGATCGACTGCTCCGTGCGGCGCGTCCAGTTCACGCCCGACCTGCTGCCGAGCGACATCACCGGCGTCTCGATCTGGAACTCCGAGACCCGCGACTTCGAGTTCAAGCCGGGCGGGATCTTCGCCAACGTCGTGGTCGGCGACGAAATCAACCGCGCCTCGCCGAAGACGCAGTCCGCGCTGCTGGAGTCCATGGAGGAGCGCCAGGTCAGCGTCGACGGGACGACCTACCTGCTGGACGCGCCCTTCATGGTGGTCGCCACCCAGAACCCCATCGAGATGGAGGGCACCTACCCCCTCCCCGAGGCGCAGCGCGACCGCTTCCTCGCCCGGCTGCGGATGGGCTACCCGACCCAGCGCGCCGAGCTCGACATGCTCGACTCCCACGGCTCGTCCGACCCGCTCGCCCGGATGTCCCCGGTGACCGACGCGGAGACGGTCCGCGGCCTCATCCACGCGGTCACCCAGGTCTTCGTGGCCCCGGCGGTGAAGGCCTACCTGGTCTCGGTCGTGACGGCCACGCGCACCTCGCGCGACCTCCGGCTCGGTGCCTCGCCGCGCGCCAGCCTCCAGCTGCTCCGGGCCGTCCGGGCGTACGCCGCCCTGCAGGGCCGCGACTACGTCACCCCCGACGACGTGCAGGCGCTGGCGGTCCCCGTCCTCGCGCACCGGGTGCTGCTCTCCACGGAGGCGCAGCTCGCCCGTCGCAGCGCCGAGGACGTGATCGCCCGGGCCGTCGCCGAGGTGCGCGTGCCGGACCGCACGCCCGGCCGCTGA
- a CDS encoding DUF58 domain-containing protein, giving the protein MRRIWTVLTGRGRWLVAGGLVVLLTSMVTGQRDFMRVGLLLLALPVVALVLVLRARLKMSAERSVEPAQVALGTPLRGRITLGHDSLLPAALLELEDRVPVELGQPPRFLVDEATSHWERTVEYPLVGRARGHYRTGPLMVRTTDPFGLVRLDRTFTATSEVVVTPQVHDLGGAAGGGAGGSAGEASPRRIGVSGADDVLVREYRQGDDVRRIHWRSTARSGELMVRREEQAVDPSTTVLLDTRDGAHAGRGVHHSLEWAVSAVASVGLRLVEEGYAVDVTTTDARLQPAAGAAGPVAADVLLQQLTDLRASRDRGLGHLLGSVEGERGEQLVVAVLGRLTPEEAYAVAALRRQRATGLAMLLDVDTWAEGGRFQPDDGPGPAARAAEILAEHQWRVVVVDASTTVPQAWSALERTSVAA; this is encoded by the coding sequence GTGCGACGCATCTGGACGGTGCTGACCGGCCGCGGCCGGTGGCTGGTCGCCGGCGGGCTCGTCGTGCTCCTCACCTCCATGGTCACCGGGCAGCGCGACTTCATGCGCGTCGGCCTGCTGCTCCTCGCACTGCCGGTGGTGGCGCTCGTGCTCGTGCTGCGGGCGCGGCTCAAGATGTCCGCCGAGCGCTCCGTCGAGCCGGCGCAGGTCGCGCTCGGCACCCCGCTGCGCGGCCGCATCACGCTCGGGCACGACTCGCTGCTCCCCGCCGCGCTGCTCGAGCTCGAGGACCGCGTGCCGGTCGAGCTCGGCCAGCCACCGCGCTTCCTCGTCGACGAGGCCACCTCGCACTGGGAGCGCACGGTGGAGTACCCGCTCGTCGGCCGCGCTCGCGGGCACTACCGCACCGGTCCGCTGATGGTGCGCACGACCGACCCCTTCGGCCTCGTCCGCCTCGACCGCACCTTCACCGCCACGAGCGAGGTCGTCGTGACCCCGCAGGTGCACGACCTCGGCGGCGCCGCGGGTGGTGGTGCCGGCGGGAGCGCGGGTGAGGCCTCGCCCCGGCGGATCGGCGTCAGCGGCGCCGACGACGTCCTGGTCCGGGAGTACCGCCAGGGCGACGACGTCCGGCGCATCCACTGGCGCTCGACCGCGCGGTCCGGCGAGCTGATGGTCCGCCGCGAGGAGCAGGCCGTCGACCCGTCGACCACCGTGCTGCTCGACACCCGTGACGGCGCCCACGCGGGCCGCGGGGTGCACCACTCCCTGGAGTGGGCCGTCTCGGCCGTCGCCTCGGTCGGCCTGCGGCTCGTCGAGGAGGGCTACGCGGTCGACGTCACCACCACCGACGCGCGGCTGCAGCCGGCCGCCGGCGCCGCGGGCCCGGTCGCGGCCGACGTGCTGCTGCAGCAGCTCACCGACCTCCGGGCCAGCCGGGACCGCGGGCTCGGCCACCTGCTGGGGTCGGTGGAGGGCGAGCGCGGCGAGCAGCTCGTCGTCGCCGTCCTGGGCCGCCTGACGCCCGAGGAGGCGTACGCCGTCGCGGCGCTGCGCCGCCAGCGGGCGACGGGCCTGGCGATGCTGCTCGACGTGGACACCTGGGCCGAGGGCGGCCGGTTCCAGCCCGACGACGGACCCGGGCCGGCGGCCCGCGCGGCGGAGATCCTGGCCGAGCACCAGTGGCGGGTCGTCGTGGTCGACGCGTCCACCACGGTCCCCCAGGCCTGGTCTGCCCTCGAGCGGACCTCGGTGGCCGCGTGA
- a CDS encoding transglutaminase family protein — MSARADVRLALATVVAVALATLTVLPLTVDRSFVPLAWLGTALVCALGLVLRRRGAGAALTFSSQLVGVVLGSLVLALAIGGSAGPGGLLAVYPRLWAQGVLHMQTQSSPMAPDAGVLLIFATAIPLVGALADLVVSGLRRPAWSIAPLAALFAVPAVGLGFDTGILSFACLALGYLAVLVADGLNSAAAWNRGLSLDQAAGGPARTGSGRARSAGGAPVWRAAGLLATPAVVLALVLGVLLPTISLPGLGLGGGFGGNGPLQLTDPSLDLKRNLNQPTNRVVFRYTTDKPGGVYLRMAALPQFSASGFGNTQIRLNKGTNLSEPEGYTGPAPEVRTTRITSVDFSSQYLPAPYAARTFDAAGDWSFNAESLTIVNSENSADDLTNLTYDVRSWDIAPDAADLSRAAAGAPSDGAVTSEVPADLPQELIDLSRRVTRGADTPYARAAAIQAYLRDSSNFTYDTEQRPGNGYQALVNFLTRDRRGYCEQFASAMAMMARVNGIPARVAVGFLPGTQNGNGYDVYVRDMHAWPELYFTGYGWVRFEPTPGVQTGSAPPWTIPPSQDDTASPSAESSSAPSSAAPSTEASQESAPQDAPTPTTTTTTAFPWRTVGVVAGVVVLLLLLAAPAVVRVRRRRARLDGEGPTDEQVEAAWAELRDTVLDFGGRWPEGTPRAVGRELGQRLDADDRADLGRVATLVERARYAPSLGGDSVTDDLPETTASLRQAIGAPAGPWQRARAFLAPASVFRRRR; from the coding sequence GTGAGCGCGCGCGCCGACGTGCGGCTCGCCCTCGCGACCGTCGTCGCGGTGGCGCTGGCCACCCTCACGGTCCTGCCGCTGACCGTCGACCGGAGCTTCGTGCCGCTCGCCTGGCTCGGCACCGCCCTGGTCTGCGCGCTCGGCCTCGTGCTGCGCCGCCGCGGGGCGGGCGCCGCCCTGACCTTCTCCAGCCAGCTGGTCGGGGTCGTCCTCGGCTCGCTGGTGCTGGCTCTCGCGATCGGCGGCTCGGCCGGCCCGGGCGGGCTCCTCGCCGTCTACCCACGCCTGTGGGCCCAGGGCGTCCTGCACATGCAGACCCAGAGCTCGCCGATGGCACCCGACGCGGGCGTGCTGCTGATCTTCGCCACCGCGATCCCGCTGGTCGGTGCGCTCGCGGACCTCGTCGTGTCGGGGCTCCGTCGACCGGCCTGGTCGATCGCCCCGCTGGCCGCGCTGTTCGCCGTGCCCGCGGTCGGGCTCGGCTTCGACACCGGCATCCTCAGCTTCGCCTGCCTCGCGCTCGGCTACCTCGCGGTGCTCGTCGCCGACGGCCTCAACTCGGCCGCCGCCTGGAACCGCGGCCTCAGCCTCGACCAGGCCGCGGGCGGGCCGGCCCGCACCGGCTCCGGCCGGGCCCGGTCGGCGGGCGGGGCGCCGGTCTGGCGGGCCGCCGGCCTGCTGGCCACCCCGGCCGTGGTGCTCGCCCTCGTCCTCGGGGTCCTGCTGCCCACGATCAGCCTGCCCGGCCTGGGGCTGGGCGGCGGGTTCGGCGGCAACGGCCCGCTGCAGCTGACCGACCCCAGCCTCGACCTCAAGCGCAACCTCAACCAGCCGACGAACCGCGTGGTGTTCCGCTACACGACCGACAAGCCCGGCGGGGTCTACCTCCGGATGGCGGCGCTCCCCCAGTTCTCGGCCTCGGGCTTCGGCAACACCCAGATCCGGCTCAACAAGGGCACGAACCTCTCGGAGCCGGAGGGCTACACCGGGCCGGCTCCCGAGGTCCGCACGACGCGGATCACCTCGGTCGACTTCTCCTCGCAGTACCTCCCGGCGCCGTACGCGGCCCGCACCTTCGACGCCGCCGGCGACTGGAGCTTCAACGCCGAGTCGCTCACGATCGTCAACAGCGAGAACTCCGCCGACGACCTGACCAACCTCACCTACGACGTCCGCAGCTGGGACATCGCCCCCGACGCGGCCGACCTCTCCCGGGCGGCCGCGGGAGCGCCGTCGGACGGCGCCGTGACCTCGGAGGTCCCCGCCGACCTGCCGCAGGAGCTGATCGACCTGAGCCGCCGGGTCACCCGCGGGGCCGACACCCCGTACGCCCGCGCGGCGGCGATCCAGGCCTACCTGCGCGACTCGTCGAACTTCACCTACGACACCGAGCAGCGACCCGGCAACGGCTACCAGGCGCTGGTCAACTTCCTGACCCGGGACCGGCGGGGCTACTGCGAGCAGTTCGCCAGCGCGATGGCGATGATGGCCCGCGTCAACGGCATCCCGGCCCGGGTGGCCGTGGGCTTCCTGCCCGGCACGCAGAACGGCAACGGCTACGACGTCTACGTGCGCGACATGCACGCCTGGCCCGAGCTCTACTTCACCGGCTACGGCTGGGTGCGCTTCGAGCCGACGCCCGGTGTGCAGACCGGCTCCGCGCCGCCCTGGACGATCCCGCCGAGCCAGGACGACACCGCCTCGCCGAGCGCCGAGTCGTCCAGCGCGCCGAGCAGCGCCGCGCCGAGCACCGAGGCGTCCCAGGAGAGCGCACCCCAGGACGCCCCAACGCCGACCACGACCACGACGACGGCGTTCCCGTGGCGCACCGTGGGGGTGGTCGCGGGCGTCGTGGTGCTGCTGCTCCTGCTCGCCGCGCCGGCGGTGGTCCGCGTACGGCGCCGCCGCGCCCGTCTCGACGGCGAGGGCCCGACCGACGAGCAGGTCGAGGCCGCGTGGGCCGAGCTGCGCGACACCGTGCTGGACTTCGGCGGCCGATGGCCCGAGGGCACGCCGCGCGCGGTGGGCCGGGAGCTCGGCCAGCGCCTGGACGCCGATGACCGCGCGGACCTGGGCCGCGTGGCGACGCTGGTCGAGCGCGCCCGCTACGCGCCGAGCCTCGGCGGCGACTCGGTCACCGACGACCTGCCCGAGACGACCGCCTCGCTGCGCCAGGCGATCGGCGCGCCGGCCGGCCCGTGGCAGCGCGCCCGCGCCTTCCTGGCCCCCGCCTCGGTCTTCCGCCGCCGGCGCTGA
- a CDS encoding DUF3040 domain-containing protein: MALSNEEQRLLEQMEAALAAEDPKLVNAMRGTGTRRVHRRRAALAGVAFFGGLVLLVVGLYLATGARGYIALSVLGFVLMVAAAVIAILSWQHVGSAVEAGDRPDRAKTAQGSRAPGNQGFMDKMEERWRKRRDEGM; the protein is encoded by the coding sequence ATGGCCCTCTCGAACGAGGAGCAGCGGCTTCTCGAGCAGATGGAGGCCGCCCTGGCGGCCGAGGATCCCAAGCTCGTCAACGCCATGCGCGGGACCGGCACGCGCCGGGTCCACCGACGCCGGGCAGCCCTCGCAGGAGTGGCCTTCTTCGGCGGCCTCGTGCTCCTCGTCGTGGGTCTCTACCTCGCGACCGGCGCCCGCGGCTACATCGCGCTCAGCGTATTGGGCTTCGTGCTCATGGTCGCCGCCGCGGTGATCGCCATCCTCTCGTGGCAGCACGTCGGCTCGGCCGTCGAGGCCGGCGACCGTCCAGACCGGGCCAAGACCGCGCAGGGCAGCCGCGCCCCCGGCAACCAGGGGTTCATGGACAAGATGGAAGAGCGCTGGCGCAAGCGGCGCGACGAGGGCATGTAG
- the dinB gene encoding DNA polymerase IV gives MSRTIMHVDMDAFYASVALRTRPELRGTPVIVGGEGRGVVLSCTYEARALGIRSGMSSGEARRLAPGATFVPPDFESYVSVSRAIVEVFGSFSAVVESASVDEAFIDVTGALRMHGSAVAMGERLRATIADEQHITCSVGIGPSKFVAKVASRAAKPDGLVEVPADGVVDFLHPLPVEAMWGVGAATAAKLHRLGIETVGDLAHADVRALRPVFGPNAGAGLRSLAWGRDARSVVPWTRERSVSSQETLSLDTDDREVVSRELLRMADKTARRMRKQGVLGRTVVLCLRFADFRETNRAVTIDSPTDVGEEIHAAVMATYDRLGLDRARIRRVGVRVEGLVEASRAHRQPQLTDPEFGWREAEHAVDATVARFGPGAVRRAVLGGRRGSTSVAEANSLGLFPTT, from the coding sequence GTGAGCCGGACGATCATGCACGTCGACATGGACGCCTTCTACGCCTCGGTGGCCCTGCGCACCCGCCCCGAGCTGCGCGGCACCCCGGTGATCGTGGGCGGCGAGGGCCGCGGGGTGGTGCTGTCCTGCACGTACGAGGCCCGCGCGCTCGGCATCCGGTCGGGGATGTCGTCGGGCGAGGCGCGCCGGCTGGCGCCGGGCGCGACCTTCGTCCCTCCCGACTTCGAGAGCTACGTCTCGGTCTCCCGCGCGATCGTGGAGGTGTTCGGCTCCTTCAGCGCGGTCGTCGAGTCGGCGTCGGTGGACGAGGCGTTCATCGACGTGACCGGAGCCCTGCGGATGCACGGGTCGGCGGTGGCGATGGGGGAGCGGCTGCGGGCCACCATCGCCGACGAGCAGCACATCACCTGCTCGGTGGGGATCGGGCCCAGCAAGTTCGTGGCCAAGGTCGCCTCTCGGGCGGCCAAGCCCGACGGCCTGGTCGAGGTCCCGGCCGACGGGGTCGTCGACTTCCTGCACCCGCTGCCGGTCGAGGCGATGTGGGGCGTGGGGGCGGCGACCGCCGCCAAGCTCCACCGGCTCGGCATCGAGACCGTGGGCGACCTGGCCCACGCCGACGTCCGTGCCCTCCGGCCGGTCTTCGGGCCGAACGCCGGCGCCGGGCTGCGCTCCCTCGCGTGGGGCCGGGACGCGCGCAGCGTCGTCCCGTGGACCCGCGAGCGCAGCGTCAGCTCGCAGGAGACCCTCTCGCTCGACACCGACGACCGCGAGGTGGTGTCGCGCGAGCTGCTGCGGATGGCCGACAAGACCGCGCGTCGGATGCGCAAACAGGGGGTGCTGGGCCGCACCGTCGTGCTCTGCCTGCGCTTCGCCGACTTCCGTGAGACCAACCGCGCCGTGACCATCGACTCCCCGACCGACGTGGGCGAGGAGATCCACGCGGCGGTCATGGCGACCTACGACCGCCTGGGTCTCGACCGGGCGCGAATCCGGCGCGTGGGCGTCCGCGTGGAGGGGCTCGTCGAGGCCTCGCGCGCCCACCGGCAGCCCCAGCTGACCGACCCTGAGTTCGGCTGGCGGGAGGCCGAGCACGCCGTCGACGCGACCGTCGCGCGCTTCGGTCCGGGGGCCGTGCGGCGCGCCGTCCTGGGCGGTCGGCGGGGTTCGACGAGCGTGGCGGAGGCCAATTCGCTCGGGCTGTTCCCCACGACCTAG
- a CDS encoding methyltransferase domain-containing protein, which yields MPRRRRPVATTRLWEVLDAQLGTLEPSRQRPLDVVDLGGGTGGLALDVARRGHHVTVVDPSADALASLERRLADEQLAASVVGRQGDAADLVGLLGEGSVDVVLCHRVLEVVDDPAAVLRHAAAVLRPGGALSLLVAQRHAVVLGQALAGHVAAARQTWADPRRLDLASVTALVEDAGFGVVESDGIGAVSELVPESAVEGAAASADLLALEAALGRDPAFRALAAHVHVFARLTPEDVLSGF from the coding sequence ATGCCCAGACGGCGGCGCCCGGTGGCGACGACACGGCTCTGGGAGGTGCTCGACGCCCAGCTCGGCACCCTCGAGCCCTCCCGCCAGCGCCCGCTCGACGTCGTCGACCTCGGCGGCGGCACCGGCGGCCTCGCGCTGGACGTCGCGCGCCGCGGCCACCACGTCACCGTCGTCGACCCGAGCGCCGACGCGCTCGCCTCGCTGGAGCGTCGTCTCGCCGACGAGCAGCTCGCGGCCAGCGTCGTCGGGCGCCAGGGCGACGCGGCCGACCTCGTCGGGCTGCTGGGTGAGGGTTCGGTGGACGTCGTGCTCTGCCACCGCGTCCTCGAGGTCGTCGACGACCCGGCCGCGGTCCTGCGCCACGCGGCCGCCGTCCTGCGGCCCGGTGGGGCACTCAGCCTGCTCGTCGCGCAGCGCCACGCGGTTGTCCTCGGCCAGGCCCTGGCCGGCCACGTCGCGGCCGCGCGCCAGACCTGGGCCGACCCCCGCCGGCTCGACCTGGCGAGCGTGACCGCCCTCGTCGAGGACGCCGGCTTCGGCGTCGTGGAGAGCGACGGGATCGGAGCGGTCTCCGAGCTCGTGCCCGAGTCGGCCGTGGAGGGCGCCGCCGCGTCGGCCGACCTGCTCGCGCTCGAGGCGGCGCTCGGCCGCGACCCGGCCTTCCGCGCCCTCGCGGCGCACGTGCACGTCTTCGCCCGGCTGACGCCCGAGGACGTGCTCAGCGGCTTCTGA
- a CDS encoding glycosyltransferase, with product MPEVPVVARPERPALLLTAFDRPHYLEPVLASWSEVRGLEGWHVRVAVEPSDAATEVVALVDAFVARTGHHDSEVVVNPSRLGVLENPYAHFDALFSAGHAFVVRAEDDLLVADDVLELFAHAATAYADEQQVATVHAYSRAAAGGRADALVRAPEFCPWVFGTWRDRWTSLIGPTWDRDYSTWNSSPGFETGFDWNLDTRVFPAHGLVSVSPEVSRVQNIGAVGIHGTPELLETAPSFVAHQPRQVFHEVALHR from the coding sequence GTGCCTGAGGTCCCCGTCGTCGCGAGGCCCGAGCGGCCCGCGCTGCTGCTCACCGCCTTCGACCGCCCCCACTACCTCGAGCCGGTCCTCGCGTCCTGGTCCGAGGTGCGCGGGCTCGAGGGCTGGCACGTGCGGGTCGCGGTCGAGCCGAGCGACGCCGCCACGGAGGTGGTCGCGCTGGTCGACGCCTTCGTCGCGCGCACCGGCCACCACGACTCCGAGGTCGTGGTCAACCCGTCCCGGCTCGGCGTGCTCGAGAACCCGTACGCCCACTTCGACGCCCTCTTCTCCGCCGGCCACGCCTTCGTCGTGCGGGCCGAGGACGACCTGCTGGTCGCCGACGACGTCCTCGAGCTGTTCGCGCACGCCGCGACCGCGTACGCCGACGAGCAGCAGGTCGCCACCGTGCACGCCTACAGCCGGGCGGCGGCGGGTGGGCGTGCCGACGCCCTCGTCCGTGCGCCGGAGTTCTGCCCCTGGGTCTTCGGGACCTGGCGCGACCGCTGGACGAGCCTGATCGGCCCGACGTGGGATCGTGACTACTCGACCTGGAACTCCTCGCCCGGCTTCGAGACCGGCTTCGACTGGAACCTCGACACCCGGGTCTTCCCGGCCCACGGGCTGGTGTCCGTCTCGCCGGAGGTCAGCCGGGTCCAGAACATCGGCGCGGTCGGCATCCACGGCACGCCGGAGCTCCTCGAGACCGCCCCCAGCTTCGTGGCGCACCAGCCCCGCCAGGTGTTTCACGAGGTCGCGCTCCACCGCTGA
- a CDS encoding SelT/SelW/SelH family protein, whose product MSDPDLEPVGPRPSVRITYCTQCRWLLRASWLASELLTTFSTDLGDVVLRPGTGGVFTVEIDGELVWDRKADGGFPDLAPLKRLVRDRAAPGRSLGHTDRHRPAGEGGGA is encoded by the coding sequence GTGAGCGACCCGGACCTCGAGCCCGTCGGACCACGCCCGAGCGTCCGCATCACCTACTGCACGCAGTGCCGCTGGCTGCTGCGCGCGTCGTGGCTGGCGAGCGAGCTCCTGACGACCTTCAGCACCGACCTCGGCGACGTCGTCCTGCGCCCCGGCACCGGCGGCGTGTTCACCGTCGAGATCGACGGGGAGCTCGTGTGGGACCGGAAGGCCGACGGCGGGTTCCCCGACCTCGCGCCCCTCAAGCGGCTCGTGCGCGACCGGGCGGCCCCCGGCCGGAGCCTCGGGCACACCGACCGGCACCGCCCGGCGGGGGAGGGCGGCGGTGCCTGA
- a CDS encoding alpha/beta fold hydrolase, translating into MNYVPGMTLNHVRRGSGDPLLLIHGLGAGWRSWAPILDELAERREVIAVDLPGFGETPPLTGEVSIATLTDSVADFIREQGLDGVSTVGQSMGARMVLELARRGVGGDTVALDPGGFWSDREVFVFGATLRPSIALVRALRPRLPALLGSTVGRTLLLAQLSARPWALSAETVLPDVRGLVDSPSTGAALDALVKGPKQQGAPAGTVPGRVTIGWGRRDLVALPRQAARATALFPDAVLHWFERCGHFPQWDAPQEAVRLILDSTS; encoded by the coding sequence GTGAACTACGTTCCGGGCATGACGCTCAACCATGTTCGACGCGGAAGCGGTGACCCGCTGCTGCTGATCCACGGTCTGGGCGCGGGGTGGCGGTCCTGGGCCCCGATCCTCGACGAGCTGGCCGAGCGGCGCGAGGTCATCGCGGTCGACCTGCCTGGGTTCGGTGAGACACCACCGTTGACTGGCGAGGTCTCCATCGCCACCTTGACCGACTCCGTCGCGGACTTCATCCGCGAGCAGGGGCTGGACGGGGTCTCCACCGTCGGCCAGTCCATGGGCGCCCGGATGGTGCTCGAGCTCGCGCGGCGTGGCGTCGGCGGCGACACGGTGGCGTTGGACCCGGGCGGCTTCTGGAGCGACCGTGAGGTCTTCGTCTTCGGTGCCACGCTGCGGCCGTCGATCGCTCTGGTCCGCGCGCTCCGACCCAGGTTGCCCGCACTGCTCGGCAGCACCGTCGGAAGGACCCTGCTGCTGGCCCAGCTCTCGGCGCGTCCCTGGGCGCTCTCGGCCGAGACCGTGCTGCCGGACGTGCGTGGGCTGGTCGACTCCCCGTCGACCGGCGCGGCTCTGGACGCCTTGGTCAAGGGGCCGAAGCAGCAGGGAGCGCCTGCCGGCACCGTGCCCGGCCGGGTCACGATCGGGTGGGGCCGTCGTGATCTGGTCGCGCTGCCGAGACAGGCTGCACGTGCCACCGCGCTGTTCCCCGACGCGGTGCTGCACTGGTTCGAGCGGTGCGGTCATTTTCCGCAGTGGGACGCACCGCAGGAAGCGGTCCGACTGATCCTCGACAGCACCAGCTGA
- a CDS encoding VOC family protein: MRAVEAIANLHTDDVERAREFFGFLGLTEEAMNQGWVARFSSPDSDACVQVVTRDATAPQDSVITIKVDDVDAAYEEAQRRAYDIVHPITDEPWGIRRFFVRSPDGHVINVARHRS, from the coding sequence ATGAGAGCAGTTGAGGCCATCGCCAACCTGCACACCGACGACGTCGAACGAGCACGGGAGTTCTTCGGCTTCCTCGGGCTCACCGAGGAAGCCATGAACCAGGGCTGGGTCGCCCGCTTCAGCTCTCCCGACTCTGACGCCTGCGTCCAGGTCGTGACTCGGGACGCAACCGCACCGCAGGACTCGGTCATCACCATCAAGGTCGATGACGTCGATGCCGCATACGAAGAAGCGCAACGCCGCGCTTACGACATCGTGCACCCGATCACCGACGAGCCCTGGGGCATCCGGCGCTTCTTCGTTCGTAGCCCCGACGGACACGTGATCAACGTCGCCCGGCACCGCTCGTAG